A window of Fodinibius salinus contains these coding sequences:
- a CDS encoding DUF4402 domain-containing protein, whose product MKKTISLLSIMVFVLVLTGTSIAQVTVDASTDIVQDLTLTNNSDLSFGQISNSQTADAILDPQGNTTANVGGTTSLGEVQITAAPSSSIVISFSSLNNLDDGNSNTIGFTADYSGNTTNNAGGSTDLNTGSSNTVTTHGTSGEYFIYYGGTLAGGDIDGTPTGTYDGTITTTVNYE is encoded by the coding sequence ATGAAAAAGACAATATCTTTATTATCAATTATGGTATTTGTTCTGGTTTTAACCGGAACGAGTATTGCCCAAGTTACTGTAGATGCTTCTACAGACATTGTTCAGGATTTAACACTCACTAATAACAGTGATTTAAGTTTTGGACAAATCAGTAACTCACAAACAGCAGATGCTATCCTGGACCCACAAGGTAATACCACAGCTAATGTAGGTGGTACAACTTCGCTTGGTGAAGTACAAATTACAGCGGCCCCAAGCTCTAGTATCGTTATCTCATTTTCTAGTCTAAATAACTTAGATGACGGTAATAGTAATACGATTGGCTTTACTGCGGATTACAGTGGTAATACAACCAATAATGCCGGCGGATCTACCGATCTCAATACCGGTTCCAGCAATACTGTTACTACTCACGGAACTTCTGGTGAATATTTTATTTATTATGGCGGTACGCTGGCCGGCGGAGATATTGACGGGACTCCAACCGGCACTTATGACGGAACTATTACAACAACGGTTAACTATGAGTGA
- a CDS encoding pyruvate dehydrogenase complex dihydrolipoamide acetyltransferase: MAVKVEMPKLSDTMEEGVIAKWNVEEGDSVESGDIIAEVETDKATMEVEVFDAGTILKILPDEGDAVPLGQLMAVIGEEGEDIDDLLEEAQSSGSADSDSDDQETEKSESAETEEQGEEYDPVFGDLDDKGNGQADDGRIKASPLARNMAEEQGITLSNVKGSGPQGRIIKRDIESFDPSQTPVAPAATVSQEDKEHRVSQMRKTIAKRLSESKFSSPHYYETIDIDMSAVWDARKQLNEISDTKISFNDVVVKACATALRQHPDINSSWQGDKIIEHGDVNIAVAVGIDEGLVTPVIDNTDQKGLQQIAAEGQSLIEKAQNRDLAPEQMEGSTFTVSNLGMFGIEEFTAIINPPNACILAVGAIREVPVVEDGEVVPGKRMKVTLSSDHRIVDGVSAAQFLNTLKQMLENPLGLVL, from the coding sequence ATGGCTGTAAAAGTTGAAATGCCCAAGCTTAGCGATACGATGGAAGAAGGCGTAATCGCCAAGTGGAATGTAGAAGAAGGAGATTCTGTAGAATCCGGTGATATCATTGCTGAGGTAGAGACCGACAAGGCAACGATGGAAGTAGAAGTGTTTGATGCCGGAACCATTCTCAAAATTCTTCCCGATGAAGGCGATGCCGTTCCGCTGGGGCAGCTTATGGCGGTAATAGGTGAAGAGGGTGAAGATATTGATGATCTGCTGGAAGAAGCACAATCTAGCGGTTCTGCCGATAGCGATTCAGATGATCAAGAGACTGAAAAATCAGAAAGTGCCGAAACCGAAGAACAAGGTGAAGAGTACGATCCGGTATTTGGTGATCTGGATGATAAGGGTAACGGCCAGGCTGATGATGGGCGTATTAAAGCTTCGCCTCTGGCCCGAAATATGGCTGAAGAGCAGGGTATTACACTTTCTAATGTGAAAGGCAGTGGTCCGCAGGGACGTATTATTAAGCGCGATATTGAAAGTTTTGATCCCTCACAGACTCCTGTGGCTCCGGCAGCTACCGTATCCCAAGAAGATAAGGAGCACCGCGTATCGCAGATGCGTAAAACGATTGCAAAGCGTCTGTCGGAAAGTAAATTCAGCAGTCCCCATTATTATGAGACTATCGATATTGATATGAGTGCGGTCTGGGATGCCCGCAAGCAGCTTAATGAGATTAGTGATACCAAGATCAGCTTTAATGATGTCGTAGTTAAAGCTTGTGCAACGGCCCTGCGCCAGCATCCTGATATTAACAGTTCGTGGCAAGGTGACAAGATTATTGAACATGGTGATGTTAATATTGCGGTTGCCGTGGGTATTGATGAGGGATTGGTTACGCCCGTGATTGATAATACCGACCAGAAGGGACTTCAACAGATTGCGGCCGAAGGACAGTCACTGATTGAAAAAGCACAGAATCGAGATCTTGCTCCTGAGCAGATGGAAGGCAGTACCTTTACAGTGAGTAATCTGGGTATGTTCGGTATCGAAGAGTTTACTGCCATTATTAATCCTCCCAATGCTTGTATTTTGGCAGTGGGTGCCATCCGCGAAGTACCTGTTGTTGAAGATGGGGAAGTAGTACCCGGCAAGCGTATGAAAGTTACGCTCTCCAGCGATCATCGTATCGTGGATGGGGTAAGTGCGGCCCAATTCTTGAACACCTTAAAACAGATGCTTGAGAACCCATTGGGGCTGGTTCTGTAA